Genomic DNA from Macadamia integrifolia cultivar HAES 741 chromosome 6, SCU_Mint_v3, whole genome shotgun sequence:
ATGGATTTATTCctttttcttgtaaaaaaaaaaattataggtatACTTATTTTCTTAATCTGCCAtcatattcttttatttatttttgttagaaAGAGTGTCTATTAATAGAAACTACGGATTACACTCCTGAATTCTAAAAACATGCACAGAAAAACATGGATCAAAATTAGGCCAAACTAATCTATCCGCCATAAATAAAGCCTCTTGGTGGGGGAGTTTGCATCAGAATTTGCATCCTTTGATATGCGTTGAAAGGAGACCTACCATAACAAATTATagacacaataaaaataatctATCAAGTGATTGATCCTTAACATTATAGTACTGAAATGAAAAGATTTTCCTATAGCCATAGAAAACGATTCACTCACCGCCATAGGATACAGTGATACACAAAGCCTAATAAGATTTTTATATCTTTTCCAATATACCTCCTAATATCCTTACATGAATAGATTCCCATTCATTGTACGTGGGGCACAGAAAAACTTGGTCACTTTCTTAATTCGGAAGACCAACAACCACTCAATAACCAAGCTTTCTGCACGTTTTTCACTTGTTAATTAATATTCATGTAAGGACCCAAAGCTTTTTAAACGGACCCACGACTTATAAGCAAGTGACACCAAAAGTTTGTTTATTAGCCTCATATCTATAATGTCTACTGATTATCAATTATTTTTAAGTGTCAATTTGTTTCCAAATATTTATTAGACTTTGAAAACCTACCAACCCTTGCTTCATTAATGAAGAATAATGGAGTTGGTCTATTGTGTAAATTTTTATGTTAATAGATCGACTTGATTACAggagttgttcacaagtatatgaaaaatggatttttcgaCTTGTAGTCAATATGGAATCCCTTCTTGTACGCCCATTTGAAGCACCTCCTTTCTTGGTATCTTCCCCTAGAGCCCCACCACTAGGCACCCATTCCCCCTTGGGCCACTATATTGGTGGGCCCACCTTGGACAAAGAGAAAATTACCATTCGGCACCCAATCCTCCTCTGGTCCATGGTGGTGGGCCCACCTTGgcacaaaaaaatattatggTAATTTTAATCTTTGGATAGATAATTTATAGTTTTGATCGATACTTGGAGTATTCATCTAAGGGTATAGTTTTCATGCATACTCTATTTATTTAGAAAGAATTTTACAAACTTTCTTAAACAACTCCCATGTAGTACTTAATGGATTTTCTTATTATAGCTTTTCATTAAGTTGtcaaaataatttgtaaccAATAATACATAGTTCGTGTAAAACTttcactcacacgggggtgtttagtgctcttcactgctttcaatgaaagttgaatgattctcatttaacCTTAGTATGACCCGGTTCAtacgattgtggggtcagtatggtcCTGCGGGACTAAtcaggccgaaggcttggatacccatcgttagtaaaaaaaaaaaataataataataataaaataataagattATAATCCTCTCTAGTAATTGCTAGAGACTGTCGAAACCATTAAAATGATAACCCcttttgaataataaaataattcatcaAAAAATGTGGATCAACAAGAGCTTAATACTCTCACTCAATCTTTGATATGACAAACACAAGAAGGCTGTggtactttttcttcttcctttgataaagaaaataaaattcccGTGCACGCTTGTAATAGGAAAATTCATACACATGGAAGCAAGAGGAAGTAAATAAAGAGTTTAGTAATCTCTTCTTcaacacatttttttctttgtagaaAGAGATATATTTATTAAAGCGTGAAAAAACGCAAGATGTTAGAATACCTACTACATAGATCAAATAATGGAGTGAAAATGGGCCAAGGAATCCTGCATGCACAAGCCGCAGCCCTCTTGGTCAAGGAGTAAGCTATGCTATTAGTCTTCAAGACATATCACTTTCCCTTTATATAAAAAGTGAGGGGAAAGAtgatatgagatagtatgattTGGTCACTCTCACCTTCCTCATATCGGTGACATCACATCACTTTTTTGGTAATCATGATCATTGTAGTGTTTGGACATACATAAAGGGATGTTGtcacatggctaatctagatcaTGTCCTCTTTATCCAACTATTAAAATAATTACATTAtctaatagaaaataaaaaaaaataggtagAACATCATTGCTTAACATGACTGAAAATAGTGGACCCTAAGGCTCCTTAATAGAGTCGGGCAAATATCTTTTCCTATATTAGATAATTGGTAGGTATAACTTCTTCCTTTGAATAGAAATAAGAATATAAGGGAACTTTTGTACTTAAAAAGTGCCGGTCTTTcaaataaagattaaataatATTGTTTGGAGAAGTGTGATTTCTATCCACACACAAGGGCCAATGAAAGTGCAGAAGGAAGCATCCACAAAAGAGTCATTTTCTCTTCATGGGGAGGGCATGGGCCTTTGATTTCATCCCAAGGCCACACTAAcccacataaaaaaatatttttctatattttttttttataacataTTCCCGTCCAAAGAACCAACTTGATTTTTTCCTGTATATAGATCTATAATTCGGTAATTCCTATTAACTTGtataaacttggagaaaagaTCCCTAGGGATATTTTCCAATGCCTTGTCACATTCTGACCATGTGAACACGTCATTGACACTTTGTTTCTCCTATATGACTACGAGGGCTCTTTGTAGTTTCTTGTGTTGTGATTGATGTGGCGTAGAAAATTTCTAGATTTCTCTCCACACAAGTGGCATAAACACCCTCTTGACAAAAAGATTTTTGGTTAATCACCTTAAGATACTTAGGTCAGCTGCTATAGTATGTGGCGATTCTAAGTTTCTAACCATTAGATATGGAATGACTTGGATGgattacatgtcaaatttcactCAATTTTATCCATACCATCTTCCATGTAATAGCATATTCTCCTTCATATACCTATGCGTTCTCTTAATAGTTTGTGCATCCTCTTAGTAATCCTGATTTTCTCAATGCTTTATTTGTCACTTGACAAACTCTATTTgcttgaaacttgacatatgtAATAGCCAATAGGTCCTTAAACTTgaacctaagaaaaaaaaatgtgaacagGTATCTTGAGCTATGTTTGGAGGTATTTTGAGTCTAAAATACATTCTAAATGCATGTTCGAGTCCTCTCAACCGTTCACTAGCTAATTGAACACTAATTGGGTGGCTCACTAATTGGAGAGGAGCAAGGTGGGGTTCACATTTTTGTGAGAAGTAGGTTTTTACCCTCACCTACTCAAAATGTTTATTAACATGCCAATCTAAGTCTCTCTCatgtataaaaaaataagataattattaaaaaaaaaaatcattgaataATCTAGACCGTTGGTAATATGAGTGATATTGTGCAATACAAGATAGGCTATTGATAAAAGCCCCAAATTTGACAAATGATCAATGTATATGTATGGTGTCATCTTGCATTTAAACTGTGTTAGGTCGTTTATCATACcaatttagaataaaaaaatcagactatgtttggaagccacaaagagagagagagagagagagagagagagagagagaaattcttAGAAAAAGAGGGATACATGtcccactcttttttttttcttcttgtttatagGTTCCCTGCGTTTTCTTCCCCATGTACCATAATAATATGATGAACCATTAGGTTGAAATATCATTAAATTATATAAGTAGCACATCTATATATTCTCTATCTATTCAATGGTTAAATTGTCAAATCATATATTAATATGATATAAAAGAATAAGACGTGTTGGTAAAGAATTCGCAAACTAGTAAGGAATGGTGGAAAATTGATAACATTTCTCCTTATATTATGGGTCCGAAATTTTAATACTTGAAAATTATAACTAATaacttaaatataattttatggCCGAAATTATATTTATAGAGAGGTTGAGTATTTTTACGGGAAATTATTACTTGGTTGCGTGGCCGTTGCACCCGTCGCATGGCCAATGAGAGCTGTAACACGCCCTTGTGTTGGGCCACAAGGGcatgcaacttttttttttttttttttgaatgccAAGGGCATACAACCgggcaggttttttttttttttttttattttatatttattatttcacAGTTGGCtgtcaatatttaattaataaagaataaaggaaaatgaaagagaTGGTGGGTGAAGGCAAGCTGTGGGTCAACGAGTCCAAAAGTTGGGAAAAGCTGAACGTTTCAATGCATTATAGCAAATGAACCGAACTGAGTTGGATAGTACCGGTCGGAGGACCCCACCCTCTTAAAAACAGCTCGAGTGAACCCACTTGACTCAACCCAAATGGTTGAACCGGATATCTATGGTTCTCTTTTTAAGTTTTACCTAAAGTCTAGATCAAACCATCCACAATAAGACTGATCTTGAGTCTTGAACCGCTTGGCCTGAACCACCTGGGTTATCCATTCCGGGTCAGATAAACCATGGCTCATCATAAAATGTTGACTTTGGTCGTACATAAAGAAGCACCCCTCACGTTTCCCTTGCATATTAGTACAATATTGAATATTCATTGAAACGAATTCACAAGAGCAAAGAAAACAAacatttccttttccttctcaaCCTCCCCTGCCAAGGTTCAAGTTTCTCTAGAAGTTAGAGATCAATTCACCCATGTCTtctggtggtggtagtggtggcgGTGGCAACTACGGCAACTACGGCAACTACCCTATGAACAGTAACGGCAGTGGAAGCTGGACGGGAGTCGTTCTCACCCTCATCCTCTCTTTACTTATAGCAATCACATTAGTCATCGTCCTCTACCTCATTGCATGGTGTCTAATAAGGCGGAGCACTACAAGGCGTCGTTTCAGGATTAATCGGCTAATCCATGAGGCCACAATCATGAGAACACACCCACAAGAACCACCCAATTCCGGCCTTGATCCATCGGTAATTGATTCGCTACCAGTTTTCGCCTACAAAGAGCTTATAAATAACCAACATGATCATGACAAGAATGGGTCAAGAGAGTGTGCAGTTTGTTTAAGTATATTTCAAGATGAAGAGATGATTCGGTTTCTACCAAATTGTAAGCATTTCTTTCATGTAGACTGTATCAATATATGGTTGAGATCAAATACCACATGCCCCATTTGTCGGTGTAGCACCACCTCCCAATCTCTGGCTCCGCCGGCGGAGCCGCCGCCCCATGATCATAACATGGGTTCTGAGGTAGTGCTACCATCTCCACCTTTGGCTTCTCCAGTAGTAATATCAGATTCATAGGATCACAGGGGAGTACTCCTTAATTTTCAGCAATTCAAGAGGGTTCAAAGTTGATTATACAGATCATATGACAACACAAATGGTGTTGTTAATTCTTTAATTAAGGATGTATAGCATTATATATTGCCAAGTTCTTGTATTTaaattttgttccttttttttttattatttatttaaatactgGGAGGCTAATAGTTCAATTTCTGGCCTATGTTATGATACATAGAGTTAGACATTTTAACATTCAACTTTGATGGCTGCTGATTAAATGGGCTGAGAGAGTCAATAATGTTCCAAAATCTAGAACCGTCTGGATTTGCCCAAAGTAACCAACCAATGCTTGGTCCTGATTGAACAGGTGGTCCGGTGTATTGTTTTGGTCAGAGTACTTGGTTAAGTTAGTGATTAATTTGTTGATGGTTGATTTTTATTAATACGATCGCTTATGCAACTTTTAGTTTAAAGATAGTCATATAAGCAAGTTTGGCTAAGAAAATAATTACCTCCTCAGTAGTCTGAGACAAAAAATTAGGTTTTATATAGATTTGTACACATCCAAACGTAAAGGAGCGACACTCAAAGGCCATGAGGTAGTGGTTAGGTCAAAAGTTAAGCTACGCAAGGCCTTAGAATTACTCCAGACTTCCTCCACCTTCCACTTCCACTACAATGCATGTTTCGCTCCAAGTAGTAGTGCCCTCGCGCTTCCTTCAGTAATGTTTCTTGTTATCAAGTAATTTATCATTAGTAAGGGATATTTTCTTTTAGAAAGAAAGCAAAATGTCCACCCAATCATATTGGTGCTGGGATTAGAGATTATAACACAGATCATGATTGTATAGTTGAGATTTGAGAAATTGATAGGCATGGAGCTGTTAGGGGGAGAACATACCTGGTTCTGTGATGGTACCATACATGTTTTTAAAACATTAGACTAGGCTTCCCAAAATGATCtttatctttttcatttttcaataatGAAAACCCAGGCCCAACCAAGGTCCCAAGGCTCAAGGCGGGTTGGGCTTGGCCCTATGTTATCATTAGACCATTTGATTATTCTAATAGTAACCTTATTtttatatgtttattttttttaaagataggtcccaagtgttagtatacgatgtcttatattccattGCAATTTAATCCAGAAATCCTAGTGTAAGCCCCCAATAGAATGGCGGTCATGGGGGTGTGGGGGGCACCACCCCCGttagaatttttatttgggACTCGTTTACTAAGAGCAATTTGTACTTTCTtgtattaggattttttttcattatatatttataatgaGGCTCTCTTTTTCTGTAAGCAATATGAGAGCGGCGTGAGGATGAACATTGTAACCTATTATCTCTATGATAGGGAAGCagggatctcatctcaccgatgACGTAttcaatcttgtcgaaccttgAATTTCTGTGTtcattatttgttcttttttttttctacatatTTTAAAGGTTCCGTTTCTACACCAAGGAAAGTGAACCCATATATAActcttgaattttcctttttttggtaaataaaaacGGGTTCTTGCCAACTAAGCTATTATTTTAGATTTAATAACCACCTTTAAATATAGGCATCGTGTTTCCCTCTTATTTGTAGACTCTTATTTCCTCAATTTTGTGgaaattttttagatttaaatagcAAAAATCCAATTCCCGACCAAATTATATATAGGGTAGTGCAGCCTGGGCCCGGCCCTACACTGGCTTGggcctagaaatttcaaccCCAGCAATCCTTCGGATTGAAAAAGCCCAACCTAGGCCCTACCAGGCCGGCCAAAGTTGCACACTAGGCAGaccaaatgaaagaaaagaattaaaaagagaaataatatCATCCACTAAAACCCTGGCAGCGCAATCAAGAGATGATTCTGCTTGTTAAGTCCCTAGGCAACGTGGTGTTGTTCTCTGTTCACTTTGTTTCCAAACCTTTTGCTTCGGAGTGTCTGGCTGTCTGCCGTTTGTTATCAGTTGACTTATACGTGGCAATCAAGATTCAGGAGTCCATTGGACGACGTCTATACACAGCCAGCCACACAAAAAAGGTGTCTTTTACAAGTGGCATTAGGTGATTGGTAAGTGGCCAACATGGCCAGTGTAATGAGGGCTCCTAGTTTCATCTATAGGGATATTTATAGCGTCACCTCTTGAGAAATAGCACTTTTGATGAAACATATTTATAGTGTCACCTCTTGAGGAATATCACTTTTGATGAAACATATTTATAGGTCACCTCTTGAGGAATATCACTTTTGATGAAACACATCCTACATTACTCACAATTAGAATCAGATCCCTTATGATCAATCTCTGTTAAGTGCGGATTTGAatagactattttacccttttgtctAAAACATATATAAACAAAACCCAATGTATTGACCTTCTATGACCAGAGCACCAAACTCGCATTCGACCTGTGTTCCACCCCTATGAGTGCTCTATCCATAACCCAACCCTTCTTCCTTGCAATCCTGCTCCATCACCGCAACTGAGCTCCATCCCTGCTAGTGAGTGTGGAAAAAAGTATTCTGAGCCAAGGCTAGTGGTTTGGCCAACTCGACTTTCAGATGGGATTGTGCTTAGAATGATATGCCCGATAAACGTACTGGTCAATATT
This window encodes:
- the LOC122080938 gene encoding RING-H2 finger protein ATL39-like, which gives rise to MSSGGGSGGGGNYGNYGNYPMNSNGSGSWTGVVLTLILSLLIAITLVIVLYLIAWCLIRRSTTRRRFRINRLIHEATIMRTHPQEPPNSGLDPSVIDSLPVFAYKELINNQHDHDKNGSRECAVCLSIFQDEEMIRFLPNCKHFFHVDCINIWLRSNTTCPICRCSTTSQSLAPPAEPPPHDHNMGSEVVLPSPPLASPVVISDS